TACCGTATTCAGTAACAATCGGCCCTGGCCGCCCCTGAAAATACCATTGACCGTTTAACGGAGAGCAGTAATCACGAGTAGCGTAGGCAGATGGCGCAAGCGCCAGACCTGATGTCAGAGCCGTTGTCGCTGTAAACAAAGTGAGATGAGCCAAGCCCTTTCTAAGATTGGCGAGATGATGTTTCATGTTGTTACTCCCATGTGATTGTTGGTGGGCAATGGCTGTTTGTGAATCGGTGAAAACCCCGTTAGCACTGCAGTAGCAAGCGCTATCTGAGTTTTCTTGGATAGACCATAAGCCATCACAAACAGCTTAATTTCACTGTATTCAAGATGTCCGAATGGTGATGGTGATCCCCCTCAATAAAGGTGTGTGATGATCATCAAAAGGACTAGCGTGATAAATTTTGCACAAAAACCTTAATCCCTTAATCAGCGACCCATCAGCTACAGAACCGTTCCCATGCTTTTTTCAGAGATAAGCACATAAAAGTAACTCTCCGGCAAAGTACAGCAAGCCCCATTTTAAGAGCAGTTATTGTAGTGCACCGGCGAGCGTGGCTTTCCCCCGCGTGTTAAACAAAACCTGAAGAAATGCCTAGGGCTGCACCACCCTGCGGATAATGGGAGTGGTCCGCTCAAGCCAAGGTGGTGTTCTATGACGACAGCAACGCCAACAGCGCCCCAGCCCTTGTACGAAGACGACCGGACGGGGTTGAGTGTGGAGACGCTCAAGCGAGCATTTATGGACAACTTGTTCTACATCCAGGGCAAGTTTCCGCGTCTCGCCACCCAGCATGACTACTACATGGCCCTAGCCTACACGGTGCGCGACCGGCTGCTACAACGGTGGATCAGTACGGCTGAAACTTACACCACGAACAAATCCCGCACGGTGTGTTACCTGTCAGCGGAGTTTCTCATGGGACCGCACCTGGGTAACAATCTCATCAACCTGGGGATTTACGACCAGGTGAAACAGGCGATTACGGAACTAGGCTTGGACTTTGACGCTCTGCTGTACCAGGAAGAAGAACCGGGCTTGGGCAATGGGGGTTTGGGACGGCTGGCGGCCTGCTTTTTGGACTCCCTAGCGACGCTGCAAATTCCCGCTATCGGCTACGGCATCCGTTACGAATTCGGCATTTTTGACCAGGAGATTCGCGACGGTTGGCAAGTCGAAATCACAGATAAATGGCTGCGCTTTGGTAACCCCTGGGAAATTGCGCGACCGGAATGGGCGGTGGACGTCAAACTCGGCGGTTACACCGAACCCTACACCGATGAACAGGGGAACTATCGGGTGCGCTGGCATCCCCACCAGGTGATTAAAGGTGTGCCCTACGACACCCCTATCTTGGGTTATCTGGTCAATACGGCCAACACCCTGCGTCTATGGAAAGCCGAAGCGCCGGAATCGTTCGATTTTGCAGCGTTTAATCGCGGGGATTATTACGGGGCGGTGGATGAAAAGATTGTTTCCGAAAACGTGACCAAGGTGCTTTACCCCAACGATGAACCCATCCAGGGCAAGCGCTTGCGGTTGATGCAGCAGATTTTCTTTGTCTCCTGCTCGCTCCAGGACATGTTCCGCATTTTGAAGGGGCAGGGAATTCCCGTCACCGATTTCCACAAAAAATTCGCCATCCAACTCAATGACACCCACCCAGCCATTGCGGTGGCAGAACTGATGCGCCTGCTGGTGGATGAACACCACCTGGACTGGGACACCGCCTGGGACATCACCACCCAAAGCTGCGCTTACACCAACCACACCCTGTTGCCGGAAGCTCTGGAGCGCTGGCCCTTGGATATGTTTGCGTCGCTGTTGCCGCGCCATCTGGAAATCATCTACGAAATCAACCGGCGGTTTCTGGACCTGGTGCGGGAGCGGTTCCCTGGTGACCTGGGTAAGGTACAACGGATGTCCTTGATTGACGAAAGCGGCGAACGCTACGTGCGCATGGCGAATCTGGCTACCGTCGGCAGCAAGGCGGTCAATGGCGTGGCGGCGTTGCACACGGAATTGCTCAAACAAACCGTACTTAAGGACTTTTACGACCTGTGGCCGGAGAAGTTCCAAAACAAGACTAACGGCGTGACTCCCCGGCGCTGGCTGCTGTTGAGCAATTTACGTCTCAGCCGGTTGATTGCTAGTCGCATTGGCAAGGACTGGGTGACCCACTACGAACAGCTCCGCCAGTTGGAAGCCCACGTGGACGACCCCCAATTCCGGCAGGAGTGGCGAGACTGCAAGCGGGCCATCAAAGCTGAGCTGGTGGATTTCATCCGCGAGCGCACCGGCGTGGTGGTGGACCCAGACTCGATGTTCGATGTGCAAATCAAGCGCATCCATGAATACAAACGGCAACATCTCCAGGCGCTGCACATTGTGGCCCTGTATAACCGGCTCAAGCGCAATCCCGGTTTAGAAATTCCCCCCCGCACCTTTATCTTCGGCGGTAAAGCGGCGCCTGGCTATTTCATGGCCAAGTTGATTATCAAACTCATTAACTCGATTGCCGAGGTGGTCAACCACGACCCGGACATCCAAGGGCGCATCCAGGTGGTGTTTTTGCCGGACTACAACGTGAAGCTGGCCCAGCGGGTGTTTCCTGCCGCCGATTTATCTGAGCAAATTTCCACCGCTGGCAAGGAAGCCTCTGGCACCGGCAACATGAAATTTGCCCTGAATGGCGCTGTGACGATTGGCACGCTGGACGGGGCCAACATCGAAATCCGCGAGCGCGTGGGTGCAGAAAACTTCTTCCTGTTCGGGTTGACGGCCCAAGAGGTCATGGCCCTGCGTGCTCAGGGATACCGGCCCTGGGAGTACTACAACAGCAACCCCGTGCTCAAGGAAGTGATTGACCAGATTGCCAGTGGGATGTTTTCGCGAGGGGATACGTCTCTGTTTCGGCCCCTGGTAGATTCGCTGCTCAACCACGACCCCTATTTCCTGCTGGCGGATTTTCAGTCGTTTTTAGACTGCCAAGACCAGGTCAGCGAAACCTATAAAGACCCAGAGCGCTGGACCCGCATGTCCATCCTGAACACGGCTCGCACGGGTTATTTCTCGTCGGACCGGACGATTCAAGAGTACTGTCGGGACATTTGGCGGGCGTCGCCCGTGCCCATCGAACTCAAACCCTACGACCATTACCAGGCGGGGATGCGTTTGACCTAGGGGGAGCCATGGGACTGCATTTGTACTTGCTACGTCACGGGGAAACCACTTTTAGCC
This genomic interval from Gloeomargarita sp. SKYB120 contains the following:
- a CDS encoding glycogen/starch/alpha-glucan phosphorylase, whose amino-acid sequence is MTTATPTAPQPLYEDDRTGLSVETLKRAFMDNLFYIQGKFPRLATQHDYYMALAYTVRDRLLQRWISTAETYTTNKSRTVCYLSAEFLMGPHLGNNLINLGIYDQVKQAITELGLDFDALLYQEEEPGLGNGGLGRLAACFLDSLATLQIPAIGYGIRYEFGIFDQEIRDGWQVEITDKWLRFGNPWEIARPEWAVDVKLGGYTEPYTDEQGNYRVRWHPHQVIKGVPYDTPILGYLVNTANTLRLWKAEAPESFDFAAFNRGDYYGAVDEKIVSENVTKVLYPNDEPIQGKRLRLMQQIFFVSCSLQDMFRILKGQGIPVTDFHKKFAIQLNDTHPAIAVAELMRLLVDEHHLDWDTAWDITTQSCAYTNHTLLPEALERWPLDMFASLLPRHLEIIYEINRRFLDLVRERFPGDLGKVQRMSLIDESGERYVRMANLATVGSKAVNGVAALHTELLKQTVLKDFYDLWPEKFQNKTNGVTPRRWLLLSNLRLSRLIASRIGKDWVTHYEQLRQLEAHVDDPQFRQEWRDCKRAIKAELVDFIRERTGVVVDPDSMFDVQIKRIHEYKRQHLQALHIVALYNRLKRNPGLEIPPRTFIFGGKAAPGYFMAKLIIKLINSIAEVVNHDPDIQGRIQVVFLPDYNVKLAQRVFPAADLSEQISTAGKEASGTGNMKFALNGAVTIGTLDGANIEIRERVGAENFFLFGLTAQEVMALRAQGYRPWEYYNSNPVLKEVIDQIASGMFSRGDTSLFRPLVDSLLNHDPYFLLADFQSFLDCQDQVSETYKDPERWTRMSILNTARTGYFSSDRTIQEYCRDIWRASPVPIELKPYDHYQAGMRLT